In one Corallococcus soli genomic region, the following are encoded:
- a CDS encoding M13 family metallopeptidase, translated as MTSRSRPPFGAARMTLGVCASALITACASTAPAEKAPATPPAQAAAPTPPPAPAAAPKPVYGSFGIDTPGMDTAVAPGDDFYRYVNGKWQDTTEIPADRPAYGMFSRLADGAAQQTRDLLEAAAKSDAAPGSEERKLGDFFASFMDEAGIEAKGITPLQPELQRISAIANRKELSTLLGTTLRADVDALNTGQTTTERLFGLWVAEDLNDPSRYAAYLLQGGLLLPDRDFYLKDTPRFKEVREKYQRHIAVQLKNAGIADADTKARAILALEKKIAQAHWSAQDTQDVAKVNNPWKQADFAKKAPGLDWAAWFAAAGLAQQGEFIVWQPSALTGISRLVGSEPLQTWKDYLAFHAIVRGTPVLPKAFVDAGFEFSGKTLSGAQQLRERWKRGVDLTNHAMGEAVGKRYVEKHFPPQAKAEADVMVRNILAALGRHIDALEWMSPETKARAKEKLGTVQVGIGHPDTWRDYAALEVVKGDAFGNAERAERFDYQRNLAKLGKPVDRKEWFMTPQEVNALNSPQQNSIIFPAAILQAPFFDPNADPAVNYGGIGSVIGHEIIHSFDDVGAQFDAKGKLANWWTAKDLERFKAAGKALAAQYDTYRPLPDMTVNGELTLGENIADVAGVSISHDAYMMSLGGQPAAVKDGFSGEQRFFLGFAQVWRNKFREPLLRRLLMTDGHSPGPYRTATVRNLDAWYQAFDVKPGQGLYLTPEQRVKVW; from the coding sequence ATGACGTCCCGTTCCAGACCGCCCTTTGGCGCCGCGCGCATGACGCTCGGCGTCTGTGCGTCCGCGCTCATCACCGCGTGCGCGTCCACCGCCCCCGCAGAGAAGGCCCCGGCGACGCCGCCCGCGCAGGCCGCCGCCCCGACACCGCCGCCCGCCCCGGCCGCCGCCCCCAAGCCGGTGTACGGCAGCTTCGGCATCGACACGCCGGGCATGGACACCGCCGTGGCGCCGGGGGACGACTTCTACCGCTACGTCAACGGCAAGTGGCAGGACACGACGGAGATCCCCGCGGACCGCCCCGCGTACGGCATGTTCTCGCGGCTGGCGGACGGGGCCGCGCAGCAGACGCGCGACCTGCTGGAGGCCGCCGCGAAGTCGGACGCGGCCCCGGGCAGCGAGGAGCGCAAGCTGGGTGACTTCTTCGCCAGCTTCATGGACGAGGCGGGCATCGAGGCCAAGGGCATCACCCCGCTCCAGCCGGAGCTCCAGCGCATCTCCGCCATCGCCAACCGCAAGGAGCTGTCCACGCTGCTGGGCACCACCCTGCGCGCGGACGTGGACGCGCTCAACACCGGGCAGACCACCACCGAGCGCCTCTTCGGCCTGTGGGTGGCGGAGGACCTGAACGACCCCAGCCGCTATGCCGCGTACCTCCTCCAGGGCGGCCTGCTGCTGCCGGACCGCGACTTCTACCTGAAGGACACGCCGCGCTTCAAAGAGGTGCGGGAGAAGTACCAGCGGCACATCGCCGTGCAGTTGAAGAACGCGGGCATCGCCGACGCGGACACGAAGGCCCGCGCCATCCTGGCGCTGGAGAAGAAGATCGCCCAGGCCCACTGGTCCGCCCAGGACACGCAGGACGTGGCCAAGGTGAACAACCCCTGGAAGCAGGCGGACTTCGCGAAGAAGGCACCCGGGCTGGACTGGGCCGCGTGGTTCGCGGCCGCGGGGCTCGCCCAGCAGGGGGAGTTCATCGTCTGGCAACCGAGCGCGCTGACGGGCATCTCCCGCCTCGTGGGCAGTGAGCCCCTCCAGACGTGGAAGGACTACCTGGCCTTCCACGCCATCGTGCGCGGCACCCCCGTCCTGCCCAAGGCGTTCGTCGACGCGGGCTTCGAGTTCAGCGGCAAGACGCTCTCCGGCGCGCAGCAACTGCGCGAGCGCTGGAAGCGCGGCGTGGACCTGACCAACCACGCGATGGGTGAAGCCGTCGGCAAGCGCTACGTGGAGAAGCACTTCCCGCCCCAGGCCAAGGCCGAGGCGGACGTCATGGTGCGCAACATCCTGGCCGCGCTGGGCCGCCACATCGACGCGCTGGAGTGGATGTCGCCGGAGACCAAGGCCCGCGCCAAGGAGAAGCTGGGCACGGTGCAGGTGGGCATCGGGCACCCGGACACCTGGCGCGACTACGCGGCGCTGGAGGTCGTCAAGGGGGACGCCTTCGGCAACGCCGAGCGCGCGGAGCGCTTCGACTACCAGCGCAACCTGGCCAAGCTGGGCAAGCCCGTGGACCGCAAGGAGTGGTTCATGACGCCGCAGGAGGTCAACGCGCTCAACTCGCCGCAGCAGAACTCCATCATCTTCCCGGCCGCCATCCTCCAGGCCCCCTTCTTTGATCCGAACGCCGACCCGGCCGTGAACTACGGCGGCATCGGGTCCGTCATCGGCCATGAAATCATCCACAGCTTCGACGACGTGGGCGCGCAGTTCGACGCGAAGGGGAAGCTCGCCAACTGGTGGACGGCCAAGGACCTGGAGCGCTTCAAGGCCGCCGGCAAGGCGCTCGCCGCCCAGTACGACACCTACCGCCCGCTGCCCGACATGACGGTGAACGGGGAGCTGACGCTGGGGGAGAACATCGCCGACGTGGCCGGCGTCTCCATCTCCCATGACGCCTACATGATGTCGCTGGGCGGCCAGCCCGCGGCCGTGAAGGACGGCTTCAGCGGCGAGCAGCGCTTCTTCCTCGGCTTCGCCCAGGTGTGGCGCAACAAGTTCCGCGAACCGCTGCTGCGCCGCCTGCTGATGACGGACGGGCACTCGCCCGGCCCGTACCGCACTGCCACCGTGCGCAACCTGGACGCGTGGTACCAGGCGTTCGACGTGAAGCCCGGCCAGGGCCTCTACCTCACGCCCGAGCAGCGCGTGAAGGTCTGGTAG
- a CDS encoding DUF2243 domain-containing protein — MSRMHRGPLLSAGVLLGVGLGGFVDGILLHQLLQWHNMLSSHLPPDTLVNAKVNMFWDGLFHAFTWLMTFAGLVLLWRAGQRTDVPWSTRTFAGCLLGGWGLFNVVEGLIDHQLLGVHHVRSGPSELAWDLGFLAFGLGLLAAGGALVRAGRHDVTPRGAPVAR; from the coding sequence ATGAGCCGGATGCACCGGGGGCCCCTGCTCTCCGCGGGCGTGCTGCTGGGCGTGGGGCTGGGGGGCTTCGTCGACGGCATCCTCCTGCACCAGCTCCTGCAATGGCACAACATGCTCTCCAGCCACCTGCCCCCGGACACCCTGGTGAACGCCAAGGTGAACATGTTCTGGGACGGGCTCTTCCACGCCTTCACCTGGCTGATGACCTTCGCCGGGCTGGTGTTGCTGTGGCGCGCCGGGCAGCGCACGGACGTGCCCTGGTCCACGCGCACCTTCGCCGGGTGCCTGCTGGGCGGCTGGGGCCTGTTCAACGTCGTGGAGGGGCTCATCGACCACCAGCTCCTGGGCGTGCACCACGTCCGCTCCGGCCCTTCGGAGCTGGCGTGGGACCTGGGCTTCCTCGCCTTCGGCCTGGGCTTGCTGGCGGCCGGAGGCGCGCTGGTGCGCGCGGGCCGGCATGACGTCACGCCCCGGGGAGCGCCCGTCGCCCGTTGA
- a CDS encoding Kelch repeat-containing protein produces the protein MSGFARWAVLVGGLLLLTGCIDFDQEGREFCLRNPERCGVLGPDAGGEEDGGDAEDGGDPEDGGGVDGGEGFDGGAPDAGPFLPPLLIERPPASFEVKPRDRVTLRAVAEDPQGSALRFAWVATVGSLDAAQDTGTTSQVVWTAPPCLDPGVTASFTLTVSNALDLAVIARFSATGFPACPTWTRISGMGRARSGASATLLTSGKVLVAGGRDGASGTVSLATAELYDPAKGTWALTGGMAAGRTLHTATLLPSGKVLVVGGANGAAVLASAELYDPVAGTWAPAGSLAVARAHATATLLTSGKVLVAGGSDVDASATLATAQLYDPATNTWTATGSLLRGRTVHAAVRLASGRVLVVGGIGNSGVLFPTELYDPATGAWTATGALSSYRVAVEATLLPTGRVLVTSDNSAQAELYDAGTGTWTRTSRMVTGSQFHRATLLPSGQVLVTGGQEVNGDAFLARAEIYDPPTGTWAATTPLFRGRVFHTATLLPSGQVLVTGGDGGGSPLSTAELFSMP, from the coding sequence GTGAGCGGGTTCGCGAGGTGGGCGGTGCTGGTGGGAGGCCTGCTGCTGCTCACGGGGTGCATCGACTTCGACCAGGAGGGGCGTGAGTTCTGCCTGCGCAACCCGGAGCGGTGCGGCGTCCTGGGGCCTGATGCTGGGGGCGAGGAGGACGGCGGGGACGCGGAGGATGGCGGGGACCCGGAGGATGGCGGGGGCGTGGACGGCGGGGAGGGCTTCGATGGAGGGGCTCCGGACGCGGGGCCGTTCCTTCCCCCGCTCCTCATCGAGCGACCCCCGGCCTCCTTCGAGGTGAAGCCGCGCGACCGGGTGACGCTCCGGGCCGTCGCGGAGGATCCCCAGGGCAGCGCCCTGCGCTTCGCCTGGGTCGCGACCGTGGGCTCGCTGGACGCCGCGCAGGACACCGGCACCACGAGCCAGGTCGTCTGGACGGCGCCCCCGTGCCTGGACCCTGGCGTCACGGCGTCCTTCACCCTTACGGTGAGCAACGCCCTGGACCTGGCGGTCATCGCCCGGTTCTCCGCCACCGGGTTCCCCGCCTGCCCGACGTGGACGCGCATCAGCGGCATGGGCCGAGCACGTTCGGGTGCCTCGGCCACGCTGCTGACGTCCGGCAAGGTGCTGGTGGCGGGCGGCCGGGACGGCGCGAGCGGCACCGTGTCCCTGGCCACTGCGGAGCTGTATGACCCGGCGAAGGGCACCTGGGCCCTGACGGGGGGCATGGCCGCGGGCCGCACCCTGCACACGGCGACGCTGCTGCCCTCTGGCAAGGTGCTCGTCGTGGGCGGCGCGAACGGCGCCGCGGTCCTGGCGTCGGCGGAGCTGTACGACCCGGTGGCGGGAACCTGGGCCCCCGCCGGGAGCCTGGCCGTGGCCCGCGCCCATGCCACGGCGACGTTGCTGACGTCCGGCAAGGTGCTGGTGGCGGGCGGCAGCGACGTGGACGCCAGCGCGACCCTCGCGACCGCGCAGCTCTACGATCCGGCGACGAACACCTGGACCGCCACGGGCAGCCTGCTCAGGGGCCGCACCGTGCACGCGGCGGTGCGGCTGGCCTCGGGCCGGGTGCTGGTGGTGGGGGGCATTGGAAACAGCGGGGTCCTGTTCCCCACGGAGCTCTACGATCCGGCGACGGGTGCCTGGACCGCCACGGGCGCCCTGTCCTCCTACCGCGTCGCCGTGGAGGCCACGCTCCTGCCCACGGGCCGGGTGCTGGTGACCAGCGACAACAGCGCCCAGGCGGAGCTGTATGACGCGGGGACGGGCACCTGGACCCGCACGAGCCGCATGGTCACGGGCAGCCAGTTCCACAGGGCCACGTTGCTGCCCTCGGGGCAGGTGCTGGTGACAGGGGGGCAGGAGGTGAACGGCGATGCGTTCCTCGCCCGCGCGGAAATCTATGATCCGCCGACCGGCACCTGGGCCGCCACGACCCCGCTCTTCCGGGGACGCGTCTTCCACACGGCCACGTTGCTGCCGTCGGGTCAGGTGCTGGTGACGGGGGGCGATGGCGGCGGCTCCCCCCTCAGCACCGCGGAGCTCTTCTCCATGCCCTGA
- a CDS encoding excinuclease ATPase subunit — protein sequence MKKTLLLLALTAASPALARDTVVKVKLADVMALPEAKQKLDGTVKIYLDGQKTPKVAKTLGSDVTNKKTNAVGKSDEYACKWVALSALIALQDGAKKNGANAVINVTSYYKKVEFKSATEIECHAGTMVAGVALKGDYATVGK from the coding sequence ATGAAGAAGACCCTGTTGCTGCTGGCCCTCACCGCCGCGAGCCCCGCGCTGGCGCGCGACACCGTGGTGAAGGTCAAGCTGGCGGACGTCATGGCCCTGCCGGAGGCGAAGCAGAAGCTGGACGGCACGGTGAAGATCTACCTGGACGGCCAGAAGACGCCCAAGGTGGCGAAGACGCTGGGCAGCGACGTGACGAACAAGAAGACCAACGCCGTGGGCAAGTCGGACGAGTACGCCTGCAAGTGGGTCGCGCTCTCCGCGCTCATCGCCCTGCAGGACGGCGCGAAGAAGAACGGCGCCAACGCGGTGATCAACGTCACCAGCTATTACAAGAAGGTGGAGTTCAAGAGCGCCACGGAGATCGAGTGCCACGCGGGCACCATGGTCGCGGGCGTCGCGCTCAAGGGCGACTACGCCACCGTCGGCAAGTAG
- a CDS encoding S8 family serine peptidase, which translates to MEINRKSPASVAPTTRTGETSRAEAPKQKPLTVRDGFETRGARPNNFVDRPTGRPAAPAGSVPASAFAFGSSNVAVKPDANKVVDAKKVDPSQPKPKPSGDPVIAVIDGGVDFKHTDLDDAMWTNPGEVAGDGIDNDGNGVKDDIHGFNVGTGGGDPFKGDGTDHGTHVAGIIAAEDNGEGNTGIAAGKAKILSVGGLYDGADLLTNFERSVDYLVNLKTEQGVNIRAANASFGNTYRSPADQERWTAAVQKLADADILLVAATANGNGSNMNNVADMPANIDLPNVITIASMDKNNDKLARFSSHGDKVVDLAAVGEDVLSTVPGNKWEEMSGTSMATPTVAATAARMFAENPDLTAVQVRDLLIKTVEQDADLKGKVITGGKLDIEAAIQAAKDTVVAKPEQPAVATR; encoded by the coding sequence ATGGAAATCAACCGCAAGTCGCCCGCTTCCGTCGCCCCCACGACCCGTACGGGTGAGACCTCCCGCGCGGAAGCGCCGAAGCAGAAGCCCCTCACGGTGCGTGACGGCTTCGAGACACGGGGTGCGCGTCCCAACAACTTCGTGGACCGCCCCACGGGCCGTCCCGCGGCCCCGGCGGGCAGCGTGCCGGCGTCGGCCTTCGCCTTCGGTTCGTCCAACGTCGCGGTGAAGCCGGACGCGAACAAGGTCGTCGACGCGAAGAAGGTGGACCCGTCGCAGCCGAAGCCCAAGCCGTCGGGTGATCCGGTCATCGCGGTCATCGACGGTGGCGTGGACTTCAAGCACACCGACCTGGACGACGCGATGTGGACGAACCCCGGTGAGGTCGCGGGCGACGGCATCGACAACGACGGCAACGGCGTCAAGGACGACATCCACGGCTTCAACGTGGGCACCGGCGGAGGCGACCCGTTCAAGGGCGACGGCACGGACCACGGCACGCACGTGGCGGGCATCATCGCGGCCGAGGACAACGGCGAGGGCAACACCGGCATCGCGGCCGGCAAGGCGAAGATCCTGAGCGTGGGCGGCCTGTACGACGGCGCGGACCTGCTCACCAACTTCGAGCGCTCGGTGGACTACTTGGTCAACCTGAAGACGGAGCAGGGCGTGAACATCCGCGCCGCCAACGCGAGCTTCGGCAACACGTACCGCTCCCCCGCGGACCAGGAGCGCTGGACCGCGGCGGTGCAGAAGCTGGCGGACGCGGACATCCTGCTGGTCGCGGCCACGGCGAACGGCAACGGCAGCAACATGAACAACGTGGCGGACATGCCCGCCAACATCGACCTGCCCAACGTCATCACCATCGCGTCGATGGACAAGAACAACGACAAGCTGGCGCGCTTCTCGTCGCACGGCGACAAGGTGGTGGACCTGGCCGCGGTGGGCGAGGACGTGCTCAGCACCGTGCCGGGCAACAAGTGGGAGGAGATGAGCGGCACCTCCATGGCGACGCCGACGGTGGCCGCCACCGCCGCGCGCATGTTCGCGGAGAACCCGGACCTGACGGCCGTGCAGGTGCGCGACCTCCTCATCAAGACGGTGGAGCAGGACGCGGACCTCAAGGGCAAGGTCATCACCGGCGGCAAGCTGGACATCGAAGCCGCCATCCAGGCCGCCAAGGACACCGTGGTCGCGAAGCCCGAGCAGCCCGCCGTCGCCACGCGCTAG